The genomic DNA ATCGCTCACCAAATTATTGTGTCGTCAGCGAAAAAAGGAGTCCACACTCCACTTGCCTTTCCACTTTATCCCCTCCCTGTGCGCGCATTTTGCCATACCCTGGCGCGGCAGTCCACCAGACATACATGTGGCGTCTGCAACCAGTCTCTATATTTGTGTTTGACTTCTAGCGTGTTACTGGGCCAGTCAGTTTGATCGAGGATTCAGGCTCTTTTCTTCTAACTGGGAGATCTCTTCTGATTTTTTTTCCCGTGCCGGCAGGTCTtggtgtacagacagggATGGCAGCCAaggttctttcttctcgtaACCTCTGATGCATGCAAGCTTCGACGTCCAAGATCCTCGAAAAGGAACCGTTTCCTTCAAACGACACTTTTGTTCTGTGGCCACACatgtctcttcgttttcaaAAAAGCTatcgcgtctccgttttttctgccgacCACGCCCTGGTGACAGATTTTTAGGCGCCTCCGGGCCTCCACCGCCGTGCCGAAGGAGCACTCCGTTGCACGCCATTCGAGTACGAACGTCGGCTGCCATCCACCATATTATAtctcttttcgttcttcATGGAGCGCAAAATCGACTCACATTTCATGGGACTAGGCCCAGGTACGTGGCATATGTGTCAAAAagtggcgaggaaaacggacCTGTCCGTGTTGGTACGCCTTGATTGCCACAGAAAAattccctctctcgctcacACATCGTCAAGCTTGTTAGTGATTCTTTGGCTCTGCTGGGCCGTAtgttgtgtctctgcctctctccggaaTCAGCTTCAATGAATAGACtcgcggaggaagacggcagTGCCGACAATCGGCTGTGGCCCAAGACTTTGTCATTGCCGCTGTTTTCTATTCGCTTTGCCGCCGATGACGATGTTTATCGCGGCCTTTGTAGGCATGCTGGTGACTGCATATTCGCGGCAGTAGGAGTGCAGGAGCATTTGTATACGTTTCCTTTTTATCGGTAGGCTGCCTTCGTGCGTCAAATTTAGAggttttcttcgcgcctcgccttgaACGCGTCGGCAACCCGCGAAGGCGTGGGCCCCGCGTCAGTGTGCCACAAGCGCCTGTAACTGGCCGTGTTTCCCCGTTTCTTTGCTGCCATGCTCTTTTCAGAGTTCCGCTCGGCGAAATGTTTGAATTTGTGTGAATTGCAACTGATCCTCAGTGATCAGCTCCGCCTGCCGAACACGCGATCGGCTGAGGCTCAGGGGTAGGCTTCTTCATGACGAGGTGCAGCCAAACAACAATGGTAGCTCTCTTCGATGGCGCTCCATAATCACGGTACAAAGTGATCTGTGTCCGTACGCCGGGCACGTTCTGTGCCGCGTGTCGTACTCGAGGTCTTACGTGCCGTCACGTGTCTGTGGCCACTGGCCTCGCTCCGTGTGGGTGTCTCCACAGCTTGCTTAAGGCGTCCTACGACTACAGCACGCGGTTCGCGAAGCTCCTGACTCGCAACATTATTGTCGATCTACGAAAGTAGGGGTTCTCAAGCGTCGAGCGTCGATGCATGTCTTCACGCCGCGTTCGTTGCCCAGAAATGCCTTGAAGTGTCTACAGTCCGCGTAACGAAGCGTTTCCCCAGATTCAGCGGAATCCAGAGCCTGAGGATGTGGTTAAAATACGTGCGTAGCATTCACGATAGACGAAAGAGCTTTGCCGGTCTTCTGGCGTCGAGATCGTAGCCTCTGCCAGGAGTTGCCGACTGCCACTTCACACCTTGAGTCTCTGGTTCTTTGTCGAGTTGTTTTACGCTCTCCTTAACGTTTCTTTTCCCACCCggtctttgttttcttcggGGATTTGAGAGTCCCTGTTTTCACGTTTTGAGGAGGGGGCGAGGCGAATCCGTTACACGTGGGTGCGAAACGCGGCATTTTCGGTATGGTTACACGTGGGTGCGAAACGCGGCATTTTCGGTATGGCATAATGTCAAGCACTGATGTTTGGTTGTTTTTCCCCTGCGTTTCTTTGCAGTAATctcgagcgagagggagatcTTCACCAGTTCGAGATCGCCCAGCTGGTGAACCTGCTCCCCAAGTCACTAGACGAAGCGAAAGCTCTCATTCCCACTCTCAACCGTTTGCCTGCGCCTCGGCTGCAACGCATTCTCGATCTGCTCGAAATGTTCCGCGTACATGCTGCTTGAAACTTCTCAAGAATGAGGCGTGACGATCTTCTGTGAAGTTTTCTGGACGACAGGATGCTCAGGGGTCACCGAAACAGTACTTTGGCGGCCAGTGGTGTTCCGCACCCTGCAGCTCTGTTTGATGTGGACGTATCGTTTTTTCGAGCAGCCACTGTCGACGACTGTTTCTGTGCAGGCAGTCAACATTTTTCGAACCTCTCGTATAGCGGTTCTGCGAGATGTTCGTGCCTCCAAATGCGGTGATGATGCTTAGCGCTAATTCTCATGCCATGCAACGGTGGCAATCACTCAGAACCTTTCGGTACAGGTGTAAATCTTCGCGTATGATCTGAAGTTCGGTACGTCACTCTTGCTTGGGAGCGGCTGACAGCAGGCCCCCCCTCCCACCGCCTAGTTTTACCATAATGTGCACGCAAAACCTTGATGTATATACAGCTCAGAGCATCGCGGCAGGCGCTGGAAACTGCATCACCTCTGCAGCCTCTATGATAGACTTTTTTCATTGGCAAGAAATGGGAATGGCCCAGTGTGAAGGGTCCTACGGTAGACGAATCCCCGACGTCTACGCACTGGGCGTCGCGGATAATGGACAAGTTCTGGGGGAACTAAGATACGGGCCATCATCACTTGGACGAACCAAATTGGGACGCATTACGATACCCGTCCTACGGCCATAATCGACCACGACGGGTGctggcagaaagagaaactggTGCATCTTCGAATGATTGACACGCGTCGTGGTTTGCTCCTGAAAGCAACAAGCTGTTGTCAGGCTCGCGATAGCCGAAGGCGAACGATACAGTTGAGGATGCTTCGTTCCACGGGACTTCCTGTGGTCCTATTTGAGACTGCTCAGTCAGGTTTTGCAGCAGACCCTGTTGCTGGCTAGGCagtcttcactctctccaGCTGGCACATTGTCGAATACTAACAAAGCTCGAGAGAATGGTACCGCTAGACGGCGCATCGACGACGAAGAGTCTAGATAAATGCGGTTGAGCCTTGCCCGTTCCAGCGACTCTCCGTGAGCGAGCTACATCATTTGGTGGGATACCACTGCAGGTGTAGAGTTCTGTTGCGGTTCCTCCCTCGTTCCCACGATTGACCTGtatttcttttctctcccagATCATTCGAACCTAGATTCCTGTAGCTTTTCACAGTCGCTGCTGGCACCTTCACACGGCCCCCACGATCCCCGTGGTTCAGTGGCCCACTACAAAAATGCGTTCTGAGCTGGGGGTTGCTGATTCTCTCTGAAAACATGGGAGCGGAAGCTGCAGATGCATCCGTCAAAAGCGGGAGGCCTACTGTTCGGAAGGTGTCTCCGTGTAGCTCGACAGTATGGCCACTGATTTTCGTGCGGTCCCCCATATAATGTCGAGAAAAGACTCAAGGGGAAAGCCTGCTCCCTGTCCACGAATTGAACGCTGTCCAGCACCGGACAGTAGGGAGAATCTGCGAAAACCGCAGGGAGTTTCGCAACCCTTGTCAGCGCTTCGGCTCAAGACTTCGTCCGTTACCCTCGAGCGCCCCAATGAACTTTTCTGCAAAGCTTTTTCGCCCGTCTGTTCCAGAACCTCGAAATCAGTTttgagagaaaacagcgCAACACGGCGAATTTGTATATTACGGTCGGCCGTTTATTGGTTGTCAACTCAAAGTCCTCCGGGAAGGCAATTCCAGTCCAGCTCATGCCTGTCAGTGAGGCTCTTTTTCAAAGCATATTCGGCTCGCCCCTCGAGCTCACATTGTCCGTTACATCCTGACCACGTGTTCATGCTTGATTCCGCGCCAAATCCGAGCTGCATCCCTTTTCAAGCAAGTTGGAAGGCCGGGTGGCGTTCTTTGACTCTACGGGTCTGAGACAAAGATTTTGGCGGGCACAACAAAGTTTTTGCCAGCTTCACGCTCCACCTCAGCCAATATCCTGGGTTAGCGTTGAAAGCTGGCAGTCGAGAACTTTCTGAGTGCGGGAGCGACAGTTAACATCTTGTATTTCGGCCAACAAAATGCCAGCGCTTCGCTACGCTTGTGTGGCTGCACTGGCTGCTGCCCTAGTGACTGGTAAGCGAACTTTACTCTTCTGACACGCGGGAGAGTTGCAGATGTGAGCTTACACACCGGCGTTCACCTTAATCGGCACCAAAACTCCTTTTCTCAAGCATCGAAGAGCGAGCACCTAGCACCGCTCCCCGACACCGAATGTTTagacaaagaaaagaggcaaTTTCCCGGGGTCCGTAGTCAGGCGAGACGATTGAGGCTGCGACGGTCGCCAGTCGTGGCCGTTGGTGTAGCCTCTCAGTCGGACACGCCATATACAAGCCTATAAGCTAGCTATGGGTCATACCGTAGGTCGGAGTGAAATATTTGCCGTAACGAAATCCTCTGTACCCCTCAACACGTTTGTGTAAGGTACAAGCATGTTACGAAGGGAaagtctttcctttcctttggAATCGCTCACTTTCAGCTGCACAGTAGCAAACTGTCCGCGATACAGCACATTTGAAAGGCACGGGCAAACATCCTCAAAATTTCCGCTTCACTTTCTGTGTGAAAATCCCTGTATCCGTAGGCACCGTGTGCTCGGTTGGAGCGGTATCGGCTGATGAAGTGGTTGTGGTGAACGAACAGAACGCGAAGGCCACTGCCCTTCAATTGATGGAAGGAGTGCAGGATTTACTAGGACAGTTCCACGAACACCGCGACAGTTTAGAAGCTGCTTCTCCAGCTTACAGAGAGCTGGGGAGTGTCCTGCAACTGCCAATGTTCTATCTAGAGGAGCTCATGACGTATTTGGAGCGTTTCATGGCGAGTGGCGCATTGCAGGTACCTTTTCAGGTGGGAACAGAGATCCCTCCCGCTGCCCCAGCACCCGCAGTGGCGGACATGTCTCCGTCAATCGCTGAGAGGAGGCGTGCACGAGGCGGAAACTCTGAGATCCGGGTTTTCCTGAATGTTGCGCCATTAACAATGTTACAGAAGATATGCCATGGGCACAGGAGTATCTGCGCTGCTGAATTCGAGGACTCCCTATTTCAGGCAGTATCTGTTGTTGCAAATGATCCCAGCTTTACAAGAAATCGACTGAAACTGGCAGGTCTTTCCGCGAGGAACACTGGCGTCGAGCAAATTGTCGTCATAACAGATGATAGCGACCTCCGGCTTGCCGAGCTCGCAAAGCAGGCACTGCTTGATATTGCAAAGTGTAGTACTGATTCATCGTTGGCCATATGTCAGACTACTACAGGGAAGCACCTTTCATTCCACAAAATTGCCCCAAAAGTGACAAGTATTCGCTCAATACGATGACCGCCCCTTTCCACACCGTTGGCAGTGCCCCTCTTTTGACACCTCATATTATGTCAGTTAATCTTTGCTTTACAAACGAGTTGCCACGCACCCACGAAGCGGAGCGGTGCGTGCTAACGTTTTGGTATAAAGAGGGATCGGGCTTCTACGTTACGCTGTCAatgttcgttttctctgtcgggATATCTTGGGGGCATGAGGCTGCCGTTGCCTACTCCTCTGCTTTGTCATCGTTAAAACCACTGGCGATGTCCGTGTCCTTGTCCAATGGAAACGGTGTCATCTTGGAACCATTCCGAATTTGACGCTTGGCAAAGAAGACACCAATCGATCCCTTGCAGGTCAGAGTCTTTAGAAACGGTCCTCATCAGGCTACACGATTAGCCATATATGACTCTCTGGCTGGCAGCCGAGGGAGGAAAGCGTAGTTCGTGTCTTCACCGGTGTCTTCAAGGTTTACTTTATTCCACAAAACGTTGTGACTGTTGGCAAGGTTGTGCCCCTCTCCCTGAGCAACTTTGACGCCGCAGCGGAACAGCAGCAGGGACAAGCACAGTCGTCCGTTATCTACGTTGTACCGAGTAATAAAAGTGATGCTCCAGTTTTGATACGCACCTCGGGGTAGCAGGCTGCTGGGAAATTCACCTTACCCTTTtcaagaaggcgaagcacagCATGCATCAACAGGAAAACGATTAGACCGGCTAAACGTTGCCGAGTGCACCTGTACATGATTGCAACTGACACACAAGCCGCCACAATTGCCCTCTCCTGTACTGAAATTTCCGCCGTCGAAGAAGCTTGGCAGAGACCGAAGGCACAAAAGAAGCAGGTGCGCAAAGGCCGAAAGTGTGCCTTCGCGGGTCAATATCATTTTGGAACGTGAGTCATATCTTCTGCCGAGCTGTGGTCCCAGAGGCCGCCTCCAGCCAGCCTATGAGTCCCCCCGCCCAGCCACCCCCGTATCGTCCTTACGCGGCTAGCATAGCATCTAGCGGGTTATGCGAAGAGTGTTCCAAGCAAAGCGGTTTTCAGCACCTCCAGGCTTCCACTCGTTTTTCCTTACTTTGGAAGCTTTTGTCGCCAGCATTGTTCCACAAGCGTTGTCCGCACTCGTAGATGTGGATCTCACAAGTGGAACTCACTACGCTTATCCGAGCGCGGAGTCTCGATTGCGCACGGACGCGGGCGGGTGCGCGCGAGGTGGGGCGGAACTCCTGGAAGTATTGAGACCCGGCCTTAGTCCCGGCATGACCTGCTTTCCCTTGAAGTTGCCTTCTCCGCATGTAGATTGGTCTCTTTCGGCGTTGTAAACTCATTGCCAGTGACGTCTGTATCTCTGTCCAGCTTCCCATCGCGCTTCAGACTCAAACTCGTACCGTTGTCTCACAAGAACCCCCAGGCTCGACGAATAGTGGACCGTCTCCTAGCCTTCGCGCACCCGGTGATGTACTGCCGCAGCTCCCACTACACGCGTTTCTGGCGTACACGAGAGATACGAGCAGCTGCGGCACTCTGTCGCGACGGACCTAAATgctcttcgttcttctttttcctccagTATTTTTCGTGCCCGTATTGGCAACAGTCCAGCTTGTGCATTCTAACGCAGCGTGTGCAGTAGTCGCGTCTCCAGAGGCGGTAAAGAAGTGTCTGGGCGCGCATGTTGTGCTCCGTGCCAGTGTTGCACGAGAGAATCCAATATCTGAGGTATACTTCAAACACCACAAATATTCCCGTTTACGGCTTTTGAGCCGTTTTTCAAAGTG from Neospora caninum Liverpool complete genome, chromosome VIII includes the following:
- a CDS encoding putative DNA-directed RNA polymerase II; its protein translation is MERKIDSHFMGLGPEFRSAKCLNLCELQLILSDQLRLPNTRSAEAQGLLKASYDYSTRFAKLLTRNIIVDLRNNLEREGDLHQFEIAQLVNLLPKSLDEAKALIPTLNRLPAPRLQRILDLLEMFRVHAA